The following are encoded together in the Microbacterium hatanonis genome:
- the hisI gene encoding phosphoribosyl-AMP cyclohydrolase — MTDTIDERLGRVVFNADGLAPAIIQQWDTREVLMLAWMNAEALRRTLTEGRVTFWSRSRGEYWRKGDTSGHVQHVRGARLDCDGDTILIEVDQVGAACHTGTRTCFDADDLAPVAEGAS; from the coding sequence ATGACCGACACGATCGACGAACGCCTCGGCAGGGTCGTCTTCAACGCCGACGGACTCGCCCCGGCGATCATCCAGCAGTGGGACACCCGCGAGGTGCTCATGCTGGCCTGGATGAACGCGGAGGCCCTGCGCCGCACCCTCACCGAGGGACGCGTCACGTTCTGGTCGCGCTCGCGCGGCGAGTACTGGCGCAAGGGCGACACGTCCGGGCACGTCCAGCACGTGCGGGGGGCACGGCTGGACTGCGACGGCGACACGATCCTCATCGAGGTCGACCAGGTGGGGGCCGCGTGTCACACCGGCACGCGCACATGCTTCGACGCCGACGATCTCGCCCCCGTAGCCGAAGGGGCTTCATGA